In one Bradyrhizobium sp. 4 genomic region, the following are encoded:
- a CDS encoding ABC transporter substrate-binding protein — MVRHLPTLSIAMSVTSLALLLAQPAAAETVTLGIGTQDTTTNTVTAGVVIRQLHLLEKYLPKDSKYANIKFELEWQNFTSGPPVTNAMMANKLQIGMMGDYPLIVNGFTFDSNPESKSRLIGIAAYSLSGSGNGIVVHKDSPYYDLADLRGKLVSVPFGSAAHGMVLKAMQDRGYASDFFQLVSQSPEVGSTNLQEKKIDAHADFVPFAELLPFRGFARKIFDGVETNLPTFHGIVVRTDFAEKYPEVVVAYFKAVIAANQWLRDDPKLAAEKIQEWTGISKEVVYIFLGPSGNMTTDPTVKPALIDAATADVKVLQNLGRMKEFDPKKWVDDSYIRKAYAEMKLDYDAQLASTKNYEISGDDSFCKKPISDPRKAGEVWVDDSGILPFSSASCTLGAYADYKAKGKKINVAYVFDTTRGIKLFADQAFFAVGNGEVAPFLLKKDAEAYAAKISGKVLGFDDAVKAAVSGGKT, encoded by the coding sequence ATGGTCCGCCATCTTCCCACGCTCTCGATCGCGATGTCGGTGACGTCGCTGGCGCTTCTCCTCGCGCAGCCGGCCGCGGCGGAAACCGTCACGCTCGGCATCGGAACGCAGGATACCACGACCAACACGGTGACCGCCGGGGTCGTCATCCGCCAGCTCCATCTCCTCGAAAAATATCTGCCGAAGGACAGCAAATACGCCAACATCAAGTTCGAGCTGGAGTGGCAGAACTTCACCTCCGGCCCGCCCGTCACCAACGCGATGATGGCGAACAAGCTGCAGATCGGCATGATGGGCGACTATCCGCTGATCGTGAACGGCTTCACTTTCGACAGCAATCCGGAGAGCAAGAGCCGGCTGATCGGGATCGCCGCCTACAGCCTGTCGGGCTCCGGCAACGGCATCGTCGTTCACAAGGATTCGCCCTACTACGATCTCGCCGATCTCAGGGGCAAGCTCGTGAGCGTGCCGTTCGGCTCTGCCGCGCACGGCATGGTGCTGAAGGCGATGCAGGACCGCGGCTACGCGTCGGACTTCTTCCAGCTGGTCAGCCAAAGCCCGGAGGTCGGCTCGACCAATCTCCAGGAGAAGAAGATCGACGCTCATGCCGACTTCGTTCCGTTCGCCGAGTTGCTGCCGTTCCGCGGTTTTGCGCGAAAGATCTTCGACGGCGTCGAGACCAATCTCCCGACCTTCCACGGCATCGTGGTCCGCACCGATTTCGCCGAGAAATACCCTGAGGTCGTCGTCGCCTACTTCAAGGCCGTGATCGCCGCCAATCAATGGCTGCGAGACGATCCCAAGCTCGCCGCCGAGAAGATCCAGGAATGGACCGGCATCAGCAAGGAGGTCGTCTACATCTTCCTCGGCCCCAGCGGCAACATGACCACCGATCCCACGGTCAAGCCGGCGCTGATCGATGCCGCCACGGCCGACGTCAAGGTGCTGCAGAACCTCGGCCGGATGAAGGAGTTCGACCCGAAGAAATGGGTCGACGACAGCTACATCCGAAAAGCGTATGCCGAGATGAAGCTCGACTATGACGCGCAGCTTGCGAGCACCAAGAATTACGAGATCTCCGGCGACGATTCCTTCTGCAAGAAACCGATCTCCGATCCGCGCAAGGCCGGCGAGGTCTGGGTCGACGATTCAGGCATCCTGCCCTTCTCGTCAGCCAGCTGCACGCTCGGCGCCTATGCAGACTACAAGGCCAAGGGCAAGAAGATCAACGTCGCCTACGTCTTCGATACCACCCGCGGCATCAAGCTGTTCGCAGACCAGGCTTTCTTCGCGGTCGGCAATGGCGAGGTTGCGCCGTTCCTGCTGAAGAAGGATGCCGAAGCCTATGCCGCCAAGATCAGCGGCAAGGTGCTCGGCTTCGACGACGCGGTAAAGGCGGCGGTCAGCGGGGGCAAGACGTGA
- a CDS encoding Crp/Fnr family transcriptional regulator encodes MMLQAAANVVRGTVPATVRPAGGSSLLLTENQQWIGGPPALMDKLSQRERELVLKQGRRKVLNRGQTLFSQGSKHDGIWLIESGRIRVFYTSPLGREITLAYWHVGNFVGGPEVFEGTVHQWSGVASSNCSVVHLPGKELRSLALEIPNLAIGLIEGLTFKGKCYSALAQMLGTRSITQRLAHLLLHLVDLYGVDDADGRVIAAAFTHADIAHMVGATRQWVTISLKRMQEKGIVLTKRSQIVVCRPDVLEEMRGQGSD; translated from the coding sequence ATGATGTTGCAGGCAGCGGCCAATGTGGTTCGCGGGACGGTTCCCGCAACGGTCCGGCCTGCCGGCGGTTCCTCGCTGCTGCTCACCGAGAACCAGCAATGGATCGGCGGACCGCCGGCGTTGATGGACAAGCTCAGTCAGCGCGAACGTGAGCTGGTGCTGAAGCAGGGCCGCCGGAAAGTGCTCAACCGTGGCCAGACGCTGTTCAGCCAGGGTAGCAAGCATGACGGTATCTGGCTGATCGAGAGCGGCCGTATCCGGGTGTTCTACACCTCCCCGCTCGGCCGCGAGATCACGCTGGCCTATTGGCATGTCGGCAATTTCGTCGGCGGCCCCGAAGTGTTCGAAGGCACCGTGCATCAATGGTCCGGCGTTGCATCCAGCAATTGTAGCGTGGTGCATCTGCCCGGAAAGGAGCTGCGCTCCCTGGCCCTAGAGATCCCGAACCTCGCGATCGGCCTGATCGAAGGCCTGACCTTCAAGGGCAAGTGCTATTCGGCTCTGGCCCAGATGCTGGGAACGCGCTCGATCACACAGCGCCTTGCGCATCTGTTGCTGCATCTCGTCGACCTCTATGGCGTCGATGACGCCGACGGCCGGGTGATCGCCGCCGCCTTCACCCATGCCGATATCGCCCACATGGTCGGCGCCACCAGGCAATGGGTCACGATCAGCCTGAAGCGCATGCAGGAGAAGGGAATCGTGCTGACCAAGCGCTCCCAGATCGTGGTCTGCCGGCCCGACGTGCTGGAAGAGATGCGAGGGCAAGGGTCTGACTAG
- a CDS encoding gamma-butyrobetaine hydroxylase-like domain-containing protein — protein sequence MTLVAPTVADYEASADLATLRVRTAQDDTLDLPAETLRLSCKCAHCTRARFDGRFPERFPGIAITEIGDLGYGLNISFSDGHNRGIYPKPYLLSLAGR from the coding sequence ATGACCTTGGTGGCACCGACCGTGGCAGATTACGAAGCAAGCGCCGACCTCGCGACGCTCCGCGTCCGCACCGCTCAGGACGACACGCTGGACTTGCCCGCGGAAACGCTCCGCCTCTCCTGCAAATGCGCCCACTGTACCCGCGCCCGCTTCGACGGCCGCTTCCCCGAGCGGTTTCCTGGCATCGCGATCACCGAGATCGGCGATCTCGGTTACGGGCTGAACATCTCGTTTTCGGATGGGCACAATCGGGGGATTTACCCGAAGCCGTATTTGTTGAGCCTGGCCGGGCGGTAG
- a CDS encoding ferredoxin--NADP reductase, with product MSAFQKETVLSVRHWTDSLFSFTATRDPGFRFQNGQFAMIGLEVEGKPLLRAYSMASANHEEALEFFSIKVQDGPLTSRLQKIREGDVILVGRKATGTLITGNLMPGKRLLLLSTGTGLAPFASLIKDPDVYENYETIVLAHGCRQVSELSYGEHLVEGLRDHEFFGPLIRDKLVYYPTVTREPFRNRGRISDLIASNQLFDDIGLSGLDIETDRIMLCGSPAMLEELPAMLSARGFVEGNHSRPGHFVIEKAFVER from the coding sequence ATGAGCGCATTTCAGAAGGAAACGGTCCTCTCGGTCAGGCACTGGACCGATAGCCTGTTCAGCTTCACCGCGACGCGCGATCCGGGCTTCCGCTTCCAGAACGGCCAGTTCGCGATGATCGGGCTGGAAGTCGAGGGCAAGCCGTTGCTGCGGGCCTACAGCATGGCGAGCGCCAATCACGAGGAGGCGCTCGAATTCTTCTCGATCAAGGTGCAGGACGGTCCGCTGACCTCGCGCCTTCAGAAGATCAGGGAGGGCGACGTCATCCTGGTCGGCCGCAAGGCCACGGGCACGTTGATCACCGGCAACCTCATGCCTGGCAAACGCCTGTTGCTGCTCTCGACCGGAACGGGGCTCGCGCCGTTCGCCAGCCTGATCAAGGACCCCGACGTCTACGAGAATTACGAGACCATCGTGCTCGCCCATGGCTGCCGCCAGGTCTCCGAGCTCTCCTATGGCGAGCACCTCGTCGAAGGCCTGCGCGATCACGAGTTCTTCGGGCCGCTGATTCGTGACAAGCTCGTCTACTACCCGACCGTCACCCGCGAGCCGTTCAGGAATCGCGGCCGCATCTCCGACCTGATCGCGTCGAACCAGCTGTTCGACGACATCGGTCTGTCAGGCCTCGATATCGAGACTGACCGCATCATGCTGTGCGGCAGCCCGGCGATGCTGGAGGAACTTCCCGCGATGCTTTCTGCGCGCGGGTTTGTCGAGGGCAATCACAGCCGGCCCGGCCATTTCGTGATCGAAAAGGCCTTTGTCGAGCGCTGA
- a CDS encoding fumarate reductase/succinate dehydrogenase flavoprotein subunit: MSLDQIVDGLSEVSCDVLVIGGGTAGPMAALKAKLKNPKANVVLLEKANVKRSGAISMGMDGLNNAVIPGYATPEQYTKEITIANDGIVDQKAVYKYAQNCYSIIEELDSFGIRFLKNENGDYAVKKVHHIGTYVLPMPNGETVKKALYRQLRRARILISNRYMATRLLKSADGRIAGAISVNTRTAEMLLIKAKAVILCMGAAGRLGLPTSGYMFGTYENAANSGDGYSMAYHAGAALANLECYQINPLIKDYNGPACAYVAGPFGAFTANNEGSRFIECDYWSGQMMLEFYNELLSGKGPVFLQLKHLHPDTISEIESTLHKVERPTRGLFQQGRGVDYRSESIEMHISEIGFCSGHSASGVFVDDNARTTVPGLYAAGDMASVPHNYMLGAFTNGSVAGIDAMEFADNHDFAEFDAADVASERDRVMAPTKREDGIPPNQIEYKTRRLVNDYLQPPKVTRKYELGMRRLAEAREDMQERMIARNAHELLRALEVQSIMDCADMAVHASLYREESRWGLYHWRTDFPEKDNENWFCHTLLSKQDGKMTSEKRAVEPYIVPIADDEKDLYDKQRIRATA; the protein is encoded by the coding sequence ATGTCACTAGATCAGATCGTCGACGGACTTTCGGAGGTTTCCTGCGACGTGCTCGTCATCGGCGGCGGCACGGCCGGCCCGATGGCGGCGCTGAAGGCGAAGCTGAAGAACCCGAAGGCGAACGTCGTCCTGCTCGAAAAGGCCAACGTCAAGCGCTCCGGAGCGATCTCGATGGGCATGGACGGCTTGAACAATGCCGTCATTCCCGGCTATGCGACGCCCGAGCAGTACACCAAGGAAATCACCATCGCCAATGACGGCATCGTCGATCAGAAGGCGGTCTACAAATACGCGCAAAACTGCTACTCGATCATCGAGGAACTCGACAGCTTCGGCATCCGCTTCCTGAAGAACGAGAACGGCGACTACGCCGTCAAGAAGGTGCATCACATCGGCACCTACGTGCTGCCGATGCCGAACGGCGAAACGGTGAAGAAGGCGCTGTATCGCCAGCTCCGCCGCGCCCGCATCCTGATCTCCAACCGCTACATGGCGACGCGGCTGCTCAAATCCGCCGACGGCCGCATTGCCGGCGCGATCAGCGTCAATACCCGCACCGCCGAGATGCTGTTGATCAAGGCCAAGGCCGTTATCCTGTGCATGGGCGCCGCCGGCCGTCTCGGCCTGCCGACCTCCGGCTACATGTTCGGCACCTACGAGAATGCGGCCAATTCCGGTGACGGCTATTCCATGGCCTATCACGCCGGTGCGGCACTGGCGAACCTCGAATGTTACCAGATCAATCCGCTGATCAAGGACTATAACGGGCCGGCCTGCGCCTACGTCGCTGGTCCCTTCGGCGCCTTCACCGCCAACAACGAGGGATCGCGCTTCATCGAATGCGATTACTGGTCCGGCCAGATGATGCTGGAGTTCTACAACGAGCTGCTGTCCGGCAAGGGCCCGGTGTTTCTCCAGCTCAAGCATCTTCACCCCGACACCATCTCGGAGATCGAATCGACCCTGCACAAGGTCGAGCGTCCCACTCGCGGCCTGTTCCAGCAGGGGCGCGGCGTCGACTATCGCAGCGAGTCGATCGAGATGCATATCTCCGAGATCGGCTTCTGCTCCGGTCACAGTGCGTCAGGCGTGTTCGTCGACGACAACGCGCGCACCACCGTGCCGGGCCTCTATGCCGCCGGCGACATGGCCAGCGTGCCGCACAATTACATGCTCGGCGCCTTCACCAACGGTTCGGTCGCCGGCATCGACGCGATGGAGTTCGCGGACAATCACGACTTCGCGGAATTCGACGCGGCCGATGTCGCCAGCGAACGTGACCGCGTGATGGCGCCGACCAAACGCGAGGACGGCATTCCGCCGAACCAGATCGAGTACAAGACCCGGCGTCTCGTCAATGACTATCTCCAGCCGCCGAAAGTCACGCGCAAATACGAGCTCGGCATGCGCCGGCTCGCTGAAGCGAGGGAAGACATGCAGGAGCGCATGATCGCGCGCAATGCGCACGAACTGCTCCGCGCGCTCGAAGTCCAGTCGATCATGGATTGCGCGGACATGGCCGTGCATGCCTCGCTCTACCGCGAGGAAAGCCGCTGGGGCCTCTATCACTGGCGGACGGATTTCCCGGAGAAGGACAACGAGAACTGGTTCTGCCACACGCTGCTCAGCAAGCAGGACGGCAAGATGACCAGCGAGAAGCGTGCCGTGGAGCCCTATATCGTGCCGATCGCCGACGACGAGAAGGATCTCTACGACAAGCAGCGCATCCGCGCCACCGCCTGA
- a CDS encoding ferredoxin family protein has translation MPLASYQTSVPVVVDDAKCIADKGCTVCVDVCPLDVLRISDMTNKAYMAYDECWYCMPCEADCPTGAVTVNIPYLLR, from the coding sequence ATGCCTCTCGCTTCTTATCAGACATCGGTTCCGGTGGTCGTCGACGACGCCAAATGCATCGCGGACAAGGGCTGCACCGTGTGCGTCGACGTCTGCCCGCTCGACGTGCTGCGTATCAGCGATATGACCAACAAGGCCTACATGGCCTATGACGAATGCTGGTACTGCATGCCCTGCGAGGCGGATTGCCCGACCGGCGCCGTCACCGTCAACATTCCATATCTCCTGAGGTAG
- a CDS encoding HEAT repeat domain-containing protein — protein sequence MSSPFESYDDLEDADERLQAADPGERRVAIIALGHSGDPAAVGHLAKMVADPDAGVRQQVAMALGEFDGPEAASALVKLLVDPERIVAAAAADSMAEFKDPACAEIILPLVKHAHAFVRMGALRALKELRCKDTLKPALEALQDSDAAVRVQAIGVIGFLKLEESIPALTALINDPDAHVRRAAVSALAFSQMKPAAEMITRALKDSDWMVREMAAETLGLNVNGSIAADQLIASLSDEFWQVRLKAIRSLGRMKIERAVRPIGNCVNHDQANLRKEAAAALGEIAHHDGEAFLAVIADDPDPEVRKNARWALQQIAARKARAGA from the coding sequence ATGTCGAGCCCGTTCGAATCCTACGACGATCTCGAAGATGCCGACGAGCGGCTCCAGGCCGCCGATCCAGGGGAGCGCCGCGTCGCCATCATCGCGCTCGGCCATTCCGGCGATCCCGCAGCGGTCGGCCATCTCGCCAAAATGGTCGCCGATCCCGATGCCGGCGTCCGCCAGCAGGTTGCGATGGCGCTCGGCGAGTTTGATGGGCCGGAGGCCGCCAGCGCGCTGGTCAAGCTGCTTGTCGACCCCGAAAGAATCGTCGCGGCCGCCGCGGCCGACAGCATGGCGGAGTTCAAAGATCCCGCCTGCGCCGAAATCATCCTGCCGCTGGTCAAGCATGCCCACGCCTTCGTCCGCATGGGCGCGTTGCGTGCGCTGAAGGAGCTGCGCTGCAAGGACACCTTGAAACCCGCGCTCGAAGCGCTCCAGGATTCCGATGCCGCCGTGCGGGTGCAGGCGATCGGCGTGATCGGGTTCCTCAAGCTGGAGGAATCGATTCCGGCCCTGACCGCGCTGATCAACGATCCGGACGCGCATGTGCGCCGTGCTGCGGTGAGCGCGCTCGCGTTCTCGCAGATGAAGCCCGCGGCCGAGATGATCACGCGCGCGTTGAAGGATTCGGACTGGATGGTGCGGGAGATGGCCGCGGAAACGCTGGGCCTCAATGTCAACGGATCGATTGCCGCCGACCAGCTCATCGCTTCGCTCAGTGACGAGTTCTGGCAGGTGCGCCTGAAGGCAATCCGCAGCCTTGGCCGGATGAAGATCGAGCGCGCGGTTCGCCCGATTGGCAATTGCGTCAACCACGACCAGGCCAATTTGCGGAAAGAGGCGGCTGCTGCGCTCGGCGAAATCGCCCACCACGACGGCGAAGCCTTCCTGGCCGTCATCGCCGACGATCCCGATCCCGAGGTGCGCAAGAACGCGCGCTGGGCGCTTCAGCAGATTGCGGCGCGAAAAGCGCGGGCGGGGGCATAG
- a CDS encoding fumarylacetoacetate hydrolase family protein, which translates to MTTLSVKDLLPEDGTRGTLVGRVWLPQANGPIVVAVRGDGVFDVTAKFPTVSALCEEDHPAKALAATKGERIGDLEAIVANTAPDGRDPKKPWLLAPVDLQTLKAAGVTFAISMLERVIEERAKGNPASAEAIRTEVTRLIGNDLSKLKPGSDQAMHLKQVLIDQNAWSQYLEVGIGPDAEVFTKAPTLSSVGTGMDAGLHPKSTWNNPEPELVLFVSSRGKIVGGALGNDVNLRDFEGRSALLLSKAKDNNASCSIGPLLRLFDDSFTLDDARKLDISLNVKGQDGFVLDGHSSISMISRDPTDLVEQTIGKVHQYPDGFVLFLGTMFAPVKDRDAPGQGFTHKRDDIVTISAPQLGKLVNRMRTSDECEPWTFGIGALMKNLAQRKLI; encoded by the coding sequence ATGACGACTTTGTCCGTTAAAGATCTTCTCCCCGAGGACGGCACGCGGGGAACGCTTGTCGGCCGCGTCTGGCTGCCGCAGGCGAATGGCCCGATCGTGGTCGCCGTGCGCGGCGATGGTGTGTTCGACGTCACCGCAAAATTTCCGACCGTCAGCGCGCTTTGCGAAGAGGATCATCCGGCCAAGGCGCTTGCCGCGACCAAGGGCGAGCGCATTGGCGATCTTGAAGCGATCGTGGCCAATACGGCCCCCGATGGTCGCGACCCCAAGAAGCCGTGGCTGCTCGCACCCGTCGATCTCCAGACGCTGAAGGCAGCCGGCGTCACCTTTGCCATCTCGATGCTGGAGCGCGTGATCGAGGAACGGGCGAAAGGCAATCCGGCCTCGGCCGAAGCGATCCGGACAGAAGTGACGCGGCTGATCGGCAATGATCTGTCGAAGCTCAAGCCCGGTTCGGACCAGGCGATGCACCTCAAGCAGGTGCTGATCGACCAGAACGCCTGGAGCCAGTATCTCGAGGTCGGCATCGGCCCCGATGCCGAGGTCTTCACCAAGGCGCCGACCTTGTCGTCGGTCGGCACCGGCATGGATGCCGGGCTGCATCCGAAGTCGACCTGGAACAACCCCGAGCCGGAGCTGGTGCTGTTCGTCTCGAGCCGCGGCAAGATCGTCGGCGGCGCGCTCGGCAACGACGTTAATCTGCGCGACTTCGAGGGCCGTTCGGCGCTGCTGTTGTCGAAGGCCAAAGACAACAACGCCTCGTGCTCCATCGGCCCGCTGCTCCGTCTGTTCGACGACAGCTTTACCCTCGACGACGCCCGCAAGCTCGACATCAGCCTGAACGTGAAGGGGCAGGACGGTTTCGTCCTCGACGGCCATTCCTCGATCAGCATGATCAGCCGCGATCCGACCGATCTGGTCGAGCAGACCATCGGCAAGGTGCACCAATATCCAGATGGCTTCGTGCTGTTCCTCGGGACCATGTTCGCGCCGGTCAAGGATCGCGACGCGCCGGGACAGGGGTTCACCCACAAGCGCGACGACATCGTCACGATCTCGGCACCCCAGCTCGGCAAACTCGTCAACCGCATGCGGACCAGCGACGAGTGCGAGCCCTGGACGTTCGGCATCGGTGCGCTGATGAAGAATCTGGCGCAGCGGAAGCTGATCTAG
- the ytfQ gene encoding galactofuranose ABC transporter, galactofuranose-binding protein YtfQ, giving the protein MILKALFAASATAALLLALPANAAELTIGFSQIGSESGWRAAETSVSKQEATKRKVNLKIADAQQKQENQIKAIRSFIAQNVDAIFLAPVVSTGWDSVLKEAKEAKIPVVLLDRDIDPSGKELYLTAVTSDSVHEGEVAGDWLAKTVGAKACNIVELQGTVGASVAANRKKGFDTAIAKHANLKVVRSQTGDFTRAKGKEVMESFIKAEGGGKSICAVYAHNDDMMVGAIQAMKEAGLKPGKEILTVSIDAVPDIFKAMVAGEANATVELTPNMAGPALDAIAAFKDKGTVPPKWIQTESKLYTPADDPQKIYDSKKGLGY; this is encoded by the coding sequence ATGATCCTCAAAGCCCTCTTTGCGGCTAGCGCCACGGCCGCGTTGCTACTCGCGCTGCCGGCGAATGCCGCCGAGCTCACCATCGGCTTCTCGCAGATCGGATCGGAATCCGGCTGGCGCGCGGCCGAGACCTCGGTCTCCAAGCAGGAGGCCACCAAGCGCAAGGTCAATCTCAAGATCGCCGACGCGCAGCAGAAACAGGAGAACCAGATCAAGGCGATCCGCTCCTTCATCGCGCAGAACGTCGATGCGATCTTCCTCGCGCCCGTCGTCTCGACCGGCTGGGACTCGGTGCTGAAGGAAGCCAAGGAGGCCAAGATTCCGGTCGTGCTGCTCGACCGGGACATCGATCCCTCCGGCAAGGAGCTCTATCTCACCGCCGTGACCTCCGACAGCGTGCATGAGGGCGAGGTCGCCGGCGATTGGCTGGCGAAGACCGTCGGCGCCAAGGCCTGCAACATCGTCGAATTGCAGGGCACGGTCGGCGCCAGCGTCGCCGCCAACCGCAAGAAGGGTTTTGACACCGCCATCGCCAAGCATGCAAACCTGAAGGTGGTACGCAGCCAGACCGGCGACTTCACCCGCGCCAAGGGCAAGGAAGTGATGGAAAGCTTCATCAAGGCCGAAGGCGGCGGCAAGTCGATCTGCGCAGTTTATGCGCACAACGACGACATGATGGTCGGCGCGATCCAGGCGATGAAGGAAGCCGGCCTCAAGCCGGGCAAGGAGATCCTCACCGTCTCGATCGATGCGGTCCCCGACATCTTCAAGGCGATGGTCGCCGGCGAAGCCAATGCCACGGTCGAGCTGACGCCGAACATGGCTGGCCCCGCGCTCGATGCCATCGCCGCCTTCAAGGACAAGGGCACCGTTCCGCCGAAATGGATCCAGACCGAGTCGAAGCTCTACACGCCCGCCGATGATCCGCAGAAGATCTACGACAGCAAGAAGGGCCTCGGTTACTGA
- a CDS encoding sugar ABC transporter ATP-binding protein, which produces MENSPDSAASLLEVRGISKSFGAVRALQEVDFTLRAGEIHALLGENGAGKSTLIKVITGVFPRDAGIVRICGEEVAPRSAKEAVQAGIATVYQEVNLLPNLSVAQNLFLDRQPMRFGIVREGEMRRRAKSLLADFGLDIDVSAPLGNYSVAIQHVTAIARTVDLSARVLILDEPTASLDRHEVEILFGVMRQLAKRGIGIVFVSHFLDQVYEISDRITVLRNGRLVGERETASLSRLELIRMMLGRELAETTSARASAGAQTTREVCASFEGYGKAGYVAPFNLELRHGEVVGLAGLLGSGRTETARLVFGAERADRGQARVEGAPVRLQSPRDGVRHGFGYCPEERKTDGIVAELTVRENIVLALQAKRGLHRPLSRREQDEIASRYVKMLDIRPPDPERPVGLLSGGNQQKVLLARWLATSPRLLVLDEPTRGIDVGAHAEIIRLIRELCDDGLALLVISSELDEIVTYSDRVVVLRDRAHVEELTGEAIDVGSILAAIAADDASVAHEGRA; this is translated from the coding sequence ATGGAGAACAGCCCGGATTCCGCTGCTTCCCTGCTGGAGGTGCGTGGGATCAGCAAGAGCTTTGGCGCCGTGCGTGCGTTGCAGGAGGTCGACTTCACGCTTCGCGCCGGCGAGATCCATGCGCTGCTCGGCGAGAACGGCGCCGGCAAGTCCACGCTGATCAAGGTGATCACGGGCGTGTTCCCGCGCGATGCTGGCATCGTCAGGATCTGCGGCGAAGAGGTCGCGCCACGCTCGGCCAAGGAGGCGGTTCAGGCCGGCATCGCCACCGTCTACCAGGAGGTCAATTTGCTGCCGAATCTCTCGGTGGCGCAGAACCTATTCCTCGACCGGCAGCCGATGCGCTTCGGCATCGTGCGTGAAGGCGAGATGCGACGCCGCGCGAAGTCGCTGCTCGCGGATTTCGGTCTCGACATCGACGTATCAGCGCCGCTTGGCAATTATTCGGTGGCGATCCAGCATGTCACCGCGATCGCGCGCACCGTCGATCTCTCGGCGCGCGTGCTGATCCTGGACGAGCCGACCGCGAGCCTCGATCGCCATGAGGTCGAGATCCTCTTCGGCGTCATGCGTCAGCTTGCCAAGCGCGGCATTGGCATCGTCTTCGTCAGCCATTTCCTCGACCAGGTCTATGAGATCTCCGATCGTATCACCGTTTTGCGAAATGGTCGCCTGGTCGGCGAGCGCGAGACCGCGTCGCTGTCGCGGCTCGAGCTGATCCGGATGATGCTCGGCCGCGAGCTGGCCGAGACCACCAGCGCGCGGGCATCGGCAGGCGCACAGACGACGCGTGAAGTCTGTGCGAGCTTCGAGGGTTACGGCAAGGCCGGCTATGTCGCGCCGTTCAATCTCGAGCTGCGGCATGGCGAAGTGGTTGGTCTCGCCGGCTTGCTCGGCTCGGGCCGGACCGAGACGGCCCGGCTGGTGTTCGGCGCCGAGCGCGCCGATCGCGGACAGGCGAGGGTGGAAGGCGCGCCTGTCCGGCTTCAGTCGCCGCGTGACGGCGTGCGCCACGGCTTTGGCTATTGCCCTGAGGAGCGCAAGACCGACGGCATCGTCGCCGAGCTCACCGTGCGCGAGAACATCGTGCTCGCGCTTCAGGCCAAGCGCGGTTTGCATCGGCCGCTGTCGCGGCGCGAGCAGGACGAGATTGCGAGCCGTTACGTCAAGATGCTCGACATTCGTCCGCCCGATCCGGAGCGTCCCGTCGGCCTGCTGTCTGGCGGCAATCAGCAGAAGGTGCTGCTGGCACGGTGGCTTGCGACCTCGCCGCGGCTGCTCGTGCTGGACGAGCCGACCCGCGGCATCGACGTCGGCGCGCACGCTGAGATCATCCGTCTGATCCGCGAGCTCTGCGACGACGGGCTCGCGCTGCTCGTGATCTCCTCCGAGCTCGACGAGATCGTGACCTATTCCGATCGCGTGGTGGTGCTGCGCGACCGCGCTCATGTCGAGGAGCTCACCGGCGAGGCCATCGACGTCGGCAGCATTCTCGCCGCCATCGCCGCCGATGACGCCAGTGTCGCACATGAGGGCCGGGCATGA